From Elaeis guineensis isolate ETL-2024a chromosome 16, EG11, whole genome shotgun sequence, a single genomic window includes:
- the LOC105035401 gene encoding uncharacterized protein — MPKPNATTQGNRCTTLLVWLVMIACALLIIAVIITGIVVVAIYMIYRPKMPYIEVADAHLNTLDYDQSGLLDTEMTLTIVAENDNFKVHASFSDASFNLRFHGIKIAELRAAPFDVPKNSSFPLYYRVPSSTIPLDEAGMETMDMALKQGIVPFSLDGQARTRWKVGIFVPVGFWTHLSCELRFFWPNGTVVNPLDCSSKSH, encoded by the coding sequence ATGCCAAAGCCTAACGCCACCACCCAAGGAAATCGGTGCACCACTCTGCTGGTCTGGCTGGTTATGATCGCGTGCGCCTTGCTGATCATCGCCGTGATCATCACCGGCATCGTTGTGGTCGCCATCTACATGATCTACCGGCCTAAGATGCCCTACATCGAGGTGGCCGACGCGCACCTCAACACTCTGGACTACGACCAGTCCGGGCTGCTCGACACCGAGATGACCCTCACCATCGTGGCCGAGAACGACAACTTCAAGGTCCATGCGAGCTTCTCCGACGCCAGCTTCAACCTCAGGTTCCACGGGATAAAGATTGCGGAGCTGCGGGCTGCCCCGTTCGACGTGCCTAAGAACAGCTCGTTCCCACTTTACTACCGCGTGCCATCGTCAACAATCCCTCTGGACGAAGCGGGAATGGAGACGATGGACATGGCTTTGAAGCAGGGCATCGTGCCATTCAGCCTCGACGGGCAGGCGAGGACACGGTGGAAGGTGGGAATTTTCGTGCCCGTGGGGTTCTGGACCCACCTCTCCTGCGAACTCCGGTTCTTCTGGCCCAACGGGACCGTCGTCAACCCGTTGGACTGCAGCTCCAAATCCCACTGA